The following are from one region of the Natronosporangium hydrolyticum genome:
- the purE gene encoding 5-(carboxyamino)imidazole ribonucleotide mutase, protein MPTVGVIMGSDSDWPVMRAAAEALAEFGVAYEQRVVSAHRTPAAMLEYAQTAADRGVQVIIAGAGGAAHLPGMVASATPLPVIGVPVPLAHLDGMDSLLSIVQMPAGVPVATVSIGGARNAGLLAVRMLAASDQKLRAAMAAYQGRLADLVTQKDAALQSEF, encoded by the coding sequence ATGCCGACGGTCGGCGTGATCATGGGGAGCGACTCGGACTGGCCGGTGATGCGGGCCGCGGCGGAGGCGCTCGCCGAGTTCGGGGTGGCGTACGAGCAGCGGGTGGTGTCGGCGCACCGCACCCCCGCGGCGATGCTGGAGTACGCGCAGACCGCGGCCGACCGTGGGGTCCAGGTGATCATCGCCGGCGCCGGCGGTGCGGCGCACCTGCCGGGGATGGTCGCCTCGGCGACCCCGCTGCCGGTGATCGGGGTGCCGGTGCCGCTGGCGCACCTCGACGGCATGGATTCGTTGCTCTCGATCGTGCAGATGCCGGCCGGGGTTCCGGTGGCGACGGTCTCGATCGGCGGCGCCCGCAACGCCGGCCTGCTGGCGGTCCGGATGCTCGCGGCGAGCGACCAAAAACTGCGGGCTGCGATGGCGGCCTACCAGGGGCGGCTGGCCGACCTGGTCACTCAGAAGGACGCCGCCCTGCAATCCGAGTTCTAA
- a CDS encoding acyl-CoA dehydrogenase family protein: protein MPGESFDTYQLGQEHQAVRDAARKISQDKVAPNAAKADETSEFPQASYEALRIADLHAPHIPTEYGGGGADALATAIVIEEVSRACAASGLIPAVNKLGTMPLLLAGSEPLKQQFLPPVASGEAMFSYCLSEPEAGSDVAAMTTRAVPDGDGWILNGVKRWITNAGVSRFYTVFAVTEPGAGTRGISAFVVDAENDAGVGFGAPERKLGIKGSPTREVYLDGVRVGPDRLVGAVGEGFKLAMRTLDHTRVTIAAQAVGIAAGALAAAGEYVTEREQFGHRLADLQAVQFMVADMGMKLEAARQLTYAAAARSERVEADLTFFGAAAKCFASDAAMEITTDAVQLLGGYGCTKDYPLERMMRDAKITQIYEGTNQVQRVVMARQLLKPR from the coding sequence ATGCCGGGGGAGTCGTTCGACACGTACCAGCTGGGCCAGGAGCACCAGGCGGTACGCGACGCAGCACGCAAGATCAGCCAGGACAAGGTCGCCCCGAACGCGGCGAAGGCGGATGAGACGAGCGAGTTCCCGCAGGCCTCGTACGAGGCGTTGCGCATCGCCGACCTGCACGCCCCACACATCCCGACCGAGTACGGGGGCGGCGGGGCCGACGCGTTGGCGACTGCGATAGTCATTGAGGAGGTCTCGCGTGCCTGCGCCGCCTCCGGCCTGATCCCGGCGGTCAACAAGCTCGGCACCATGCCGCTGTTGCTGGCCGGCTCCGAGCCGCTGAAGCAGCAGTTCCTGCCGCCGGTGGCCAGCGGAGAGGCGATGTTCTCCTACTGCCTCTCCGAGCCGGAGGCCGGCTCCGACGTGGCCGCGATGACCACCCGGGCGGTGCCGGACGGAGACGGCTGGATCCTCAACGGAGTCAAGCGGTGGATCACCAACGCGGGGGTCTCCCGTTTCTACACCGTCTTCGCGGTGACTGAGCCCGGCGCCGGCACCCGCGGCATCTCGGCCTTCGTGGTCGACGCCGAGAACGACGCCGGCGTCGGCTTCGGGGCACCGGAGCGCAAGCTCGGGATCAAGGGCTCGCCCACCCGCGAGGTCTACCTCGACGGGGTGCGGGTCGGCCCGGACCGGCTGGTCGGCGCCGTCGGGGAGGGGTTCAAGCTGGCCATGCGCACGCTCGACCACACCCGGGTGACGATCGCCGCCCAGGCGGTGGGGATCGCGGCCGGGGCGCTGGCGGCGGCCGGCGAGTACGTCACCGAGCGGGAGCAGTTCGGCCACCGGTTGGCTGACCTGCAGGCGGTGCAGTTCATGGTGGCCGACATGGGCATGAAGCTGGAGGCGGCGAGGCAGCTGACGTACGCGGCGGCGGCCCGCTCCGAGCGCGTCGAGGCCGACCTGACCTTCTTCGGGGCGGCGGCGAAGTGTTTCGCCTCCGACGCGGCGATGGAGATCACCACCGACGCGGTGCAGCTGCTCGGTGGCTACGGCTGCACCAAGGACTATCCACTGGAACGGATGATGCGGGACGCCAAGATCACCCAGATCTACGAAGGCACCAACCAGGTCCAGCGCGTCGTCATGGCCCGGCAGCTGCTCAAACCCCGCTGA
- a CDS encoding 5-(carboxyamino)imidazole ribonucleotide synthase encodes MDTRTGLPVVGMVGGGQLARMTHQAAIALGQSLRVLATDPDDGAAIVAADVHLGQPTDLEALRRFAKGCDVVTFDHEHVPGDHIRALAAAGETVYPSADALLYAQDKLAMRRRLAELGIAVPRWRAVSTADELDEFAAGDYPIILKTVRGGYDGRGVFVIEAPEEAAGQLATGEPVLLEEKLTLRRELAVQLARSPFGQVAVYPVVETVQADGVCVEVLAPAPGLDEQTAVEIQQLAIRIATELDVVGLLAVELFETDRGILVNELAMRPHNSGHWSIEGARTSQFEQHLRAVLDYPLGACELAAPAVVMANVLAAETTAQPLDERLHHLFAAVPDVKVHLYGKRTRPGRKIGHVTALGTELAEVRDRAARAATLLREGTTH; translated from the coding sequence GTGGATACGCGTACCGGTCTGCCGGTGGTCGGGATGGTCGGCGGCGGGCAGCTGGCCCGGATGACCCATCAGGCGGCGATTGCGCTCGGCCAGTCATTGCGGGTGCTCGCCACCGACCCTGACGACGGCGCCGCCATCGTCGCCGCCGACGTGCACCTGGGCCAGCCGACCGACCTGGAGGCGCTGCGGCGGTTCGCGAAAGGCTGCGACGTGGTCACCTTCGACCACGAACACGTCCCCGGCGACCACATCCGGGCGCTGGCGGCGGCCGGCGAGACCGTCTACCCGAGCGCGGACGCCCTGCTCTACGCCCAGGACAAGCTAGCGATGCGGCGGCGGCTCGCTGAGCTCGGCATCGCCGTCCCCCGGTGGCGGGCGGTCAGCACCGCCGACGAGCTCGACGAGTTCGCCGCCGGTGACTACCCGATCATCCTGAAGACGGTCCGGGGCGGTTACGACGGCCGCGGGGTCTTTGTGATCGAGGCTCCGGAGGAGGCCGCCGGCCAGCTCGCCACCGGTGAGCCGGTGCTGCTGGAGGAGAAGCTGACGCTGCGGCGGGAGTTGGCGGTCCAGCTCGCCCGGTCACCGTTCGGCCAGGTCGCGGTCTACCCAGTAGTGGAGACGGTGCAGGCGGACGGCGTCTGCGTCGAGGTACTCGCCCCCGCCCCCGGGCTCGACGAACAGACCGCGGTGGAGATCCAGCAGCTGGCGATCCGGATCGCCACCGAACTCGACGTGGTCGGCCTGCTCGCGGTCGAGCTGTTCGAGACCGACCGGGGCATCCTCGTCAACGAGCTGGCGATGCGTCCGCACAACTCCGGCCACTGGAGCATCGAGGGGGCCCGGACCTCCCAGTTCGAGCAGCATCTGCGGGCGGTGCTGGACTATCCGCTGGGCGCCTGCGAGCTGGCCGCCCCGGCGGTGGTGATGGCGAATGTGCTCGCCGCCGAGACCACCGCGCAGCCGCTCGACGAACGGCTGCACCACCTGTTCGCGGCGGTCCCGGACGTCAAAGTGCATCTTTACGGCAAGCGAACGCGCCCCGGTCGCAAGATCGGGCACGTCACCGCCCTCGGCACGGAGCTGGCCGAGGTACGTGACCGGGCGGCGCGGGCCGCGACACTACTACGGGAAGGGACCACGCACTGA